One segment of Erigeron canadensis isolate Cc75 chromosome 2, C_canadensis_v1, whole genome shotgun sequence DNA contains the following:
- the LOC122589709 gene encoding uncharacterized acetyltransferase At3g50280-like, with protein sequence MESASLKMISDCFIKPKFVSEEAKKPTYMAPWDLAMLNLTYIQKGLLYSLPPENKKDFSTADFVHRLKDSLSDTLTHFHPLAGRLATIKQTNPPSVVIFINPENSPGARFIHASVNLTIDDLLTPTDVPLIVESFFDHHKTIGHDGHQKSLVSIQVTELVDGIFVGCSMNHTVADGISFWHFFNSLSQVFQSKPIEPPVLKRWVPEGCDPIITLPFAHEDEYVNRPNPPLVRQRIFHISSNAMAKLKAKVNSECNTTRISTLQTLLAVIWRCVIRARRFPSEKETTCKLPVNVRSRMSPPLPEQYFGVAVQSVGIKTTVGELLDHSIGWAAMQLHQLVANHGDKQIREYVDSWVKKPIVRKMDVIYDGVGVNMSSSPKSEMYGVEFGLGKGVAVLCGNAMKFDAKVSLNAGRPRDGEGLMDLDLSLLPETMALFETDQEFMSLVQL encoded by the coding sequence ATGGAGTCTGCAAGTTTGAAAATGATATCAGATTGCTTCATCAAACCAAAATTCGTATCAGAAGAAGCTAAAAAACCAACTTACATGGCCCCATGGGATCTCGCCATGCTCAACCTAACTTACATTCAAAAGGGTCTCCTCTACTCCTTGCCCCCCGAAAACAAAAAAGACTTCTCCACGGCCGACTTCGTGCACCGCCTCAAAGACTCCCTTTCTGACACACTCACTCATTTCCACCCACTCGCCGGCCGTTTAGCCAccataaaacaaacaaacccGCCTTCTGTGGTCATCTTCATCAACCCGGAGAACAGTCCGGGAGCAAGATTCATACATGCCTCGGTCAACTTGACGATTGATGATCTTCTTACACCCACTGATGTTCCGCTGATCGTGGAATCGTTTTTCGATCATCACAAGACTATCGGTCACGATGGGCACCAGAAGTCGTTGGTGTCGATTCAAGTCACGGAACTTGTTGATGGAATCTTTGTCGGTTGTTCAATGAACCACACTGTGGCTGATGGAATTTCCTTCTGGCATTTTTTCAACTCGTTATCGCAAGTGTTCCAGTCCAAACCGATCGAACCTCCGGTTCTCAAGCGATGGGTTCCAGAAGGATGCGACCCGATCATTACCCTTCCCTTCGCCCATGAAGATGAATACGTCAACAGACCAAATCCGCCATTGGTACGACAGCGAATCTTCCATATTAGTTCAAATGCTATGGCTAAACTCAAAGCAAAAGTGAACTCAGAATGCAACACCACAAGGATATCCACTTTACAGACGCTCTTGGCAGTGATATGGCGGTGCGTGATCCGAGCCAGGCGGTTTCCGTCTGAAAAAGAAACCACTTGCAAATTGCCGGTGAACGTCAGAAGCAGAATGTCACCACCTTTGCCAGAACAGTACTTCGGTGTTGCGGTTCAAAGCGTCGGAATAAAAACAACCGTCGGGGAACTTCTGGATCACAGTATCGGGTGGGCGGCGATGCAGTTGCACCAGTTGGTGGCTAACCATGGTGATAAACAGATCCGTGAGTATGTGGATTCGTGGGTGAAGAAGCCAATTGTGCGTAAAATGGACGTGATTTATGATGGTGTTGGTGTAAATATGTCGAGTTCACCAAAGTCTGAAATGTACGGTGTTGAATTTGGGTTGGGGAAAGGAGTGGCGGTGTTGTGCGGGAATGCGATGAAGTTTGACGCCAAGGTCTCATTGAATGCCGGACGGCCACGCGATGGTGAAGGACTTATGGATCTGGATCTCTCCCTACTACCGGAAACCATGGCGCTTTTTGAAACTGACCAAGAGTTTATGAGTCTTGTGCAGCTCTAA
- the LOC122587225 gene encoding putative ribosome biogenesis protein C8F11.04, with protein MAAAKMMIPATTTEAAIDSLLKWKKKRESDSGKAQLLPEDDSIYLILTLQKIPSQKRVNPNKLPLPHPLYPPSSAAEICLIIDDRPSSNLTSKSAKQKIRDEAIPVTKVIKLSKLKTDYKPFESKRKLCDSYDLFFADKRVIPLLPKLLGKQFFKKKKLPLGVDLTHNNWKEQIERGCSSGLLFFRTGTCCVIRVAKVSMERDQIVENVSAAVEGAIELVPKKLLGVRSLHLKFSDSVSLPLYQSLPDIKLRIEGAVKDQQVAGMEVGSNKKSKKARIHQVATDVLDEVENGDSSLVEEKPSEKTKDDLDDGGSGKKKRKGNVVEVENKKKSKKVVEVNHDLDVEQVENNEPESVEEAKVGKKSVKDKKRKGNVVEEDNVKTKSSEKKPKKKGEKQIGDSTAKKEKRKGRSVSRVSGF; from the coding sequence ATGGCCGCTGCTAAGATGATGATTCCGGCCACCACCACGGAAGCAGCAATCGATTCTCTCCTAAAATGGAAGAAGAAGAGAGAATCCGATTCAGGAAAGGCACAGCTTTTACCCGAAGACGATTCCATTTACCTCATCCTCACCCTCCAAAAAATCCCCTCTCAAAAAAGAGTCAACCCTAACAAACTCCCTCTCCCACACCCCTTATATCCACCATCATCCGCCGCCGAAATCTGTCTCATCATCGATGACAGACCCTCCTCCAATCTCACCTCCAAATCCGCCAAACAGAAGATCAGAGATGAAGCCATCCCTGTCACCAAAGTCATCAAGCTCTCTAAGCTCAAAACCGACTACAAACCTTTTGAGTCCAAGAGAAAGCTTTGTGATTCCTATGACCTTTTCTTTGCTGACAAAAGGGTTATACCCCTTTTGCCTAAGCTTTTGGGGAAACagtttttcaagaaaaagaagCTGCCTTTAGGTGTTGATTTGACTCACAACAACTGGAAAGAGCAGATTGAAAGGGGATGTTCTTCTGGGCTTTTGTTTTTTAGGACTGGGACTTGTTGTGTCATTCGAGTTGCAAAGGTTTCAATGGAAAGAGACCAGATTGTTGAGAATGTGAGTGCTGCTGTTGAAGGAGCTATTGAGTTAGTTCCCAAGAAACTGTTGGGGGTGAGGTCTCTTCATTTGAAGTTTTCGGATTCGGTTTCTTTGCCTTTGTATCAGTCTTTGCCTGATATTAAGTTGAGGATTGAAGGGGCGGTTAAAGATCAACAAGTAGCAGGGATGGAAGTTGGGTCGAACAAAAAGTCGAAAAAGGCTAGGATTCATCAAGTTGCTACTGATGTTTTGGATGAAGTCGAAAACGGTGATTCGAGTTTGGTTGAAGAGAAACCGAGTGAgaaaacaaaagatgatttaGATGATGGTGGTTCTGGTAAGAAGAAAAGGAAGGGGAATGTAGTTGAAgtggaaaataagaaaaagtcaAAGAAGGTTGTTGAGGTTAATCATGATTTAGATGTAGAGCAAGTTGAGAACAATGAACCCGAAAGTGTTGAAGAAGCCAAAGTGGGAAAGAAGAGTGTTAAAGATAAGAAAAGGAAAGGGAATGTAGTTGAAGAAGACAATGTTAAAACAAAATCGAGTGAAAAAAAACCAAAGAAGAAGGGTGAGAAACAGATTGGAGACTCAACCGCCAAGAAAGAAAAGAGGAAAGGAAGGTCAGTTTCCAGAGTTTCAGGTTTCTAA
- the LOC122586649 gene encoding protein PIGMENT DEFECTIVE 338, chloroplastic, translating to MANEVSAYASLVFSQVLGSNLRSDKSIRKEAIHKSRAEHKSIHFISRRQEQIDSSSSYDKVTSKENVSPCSFSSSSTNEQQLNTHHHVLSCSNIDEIQIQENDQIEELGLLGKPSPKPINVPQVEQVEEYIKPPDKDDVLEPFYKFFRDGKSSAEDEISDSEDVSVVDDEEEEEDEKEVSVEYYDPQQGDFVVGVVVSGNEYKLDVNIGADLLATMLTKEVLPLYDKELDFLLCDMEENAAEFMMNGKMGIVKNEEALSTGPGAGQPVVEHGTVLFAEVLGRTLSGRPLISTRRFFRRLAWHRVRQIKQFNEPIEVKVTEWNTGGLLTRIEGLRAFLPKVELVNRVNNFTELKENVGRRMYVQITRISEDTNDLILSQKDAWNAIHLKEGTLLEGTVRKIFPYGAQIRIGETNRSGLLHISNITRGELVSVSDVLALDEKVKVLVVKSMFPDKISLSTAELESEPGLFLRNKEKVYLEAAEMAKKYKQKLPAISTTRKLEHLPSDALLFTDEESMYANWKWFKF from the exons ATAAGGAAGGAGGCCATACATAAGAGCAGAGCAGAGCATAAATCCATCCATTTTATCTCAAGAAGACAGGAGCAAATTGATTCGAGTTCATCATATGATAAAGTAACTTCAAAAGAGAATGTCTCTCCTtgttcattttcatcatcatccacCAATGAGCAGCAGTT AAACACCCACCATCATGTCTTAAGTTGTTCCAACATTGATGAAATCCAAATTCAAGAAAATGATCAGATTGAAGAACTTGGATTGTTAGGCAAACCATCACCAAAACCCATTAATGTACCTCAAGTTGAACAAGTTGAAGAGTATATTAAACCCCCCGATAAAGACGACGTCTTAGAGCCATTCTATAAGTTTTTTAGAGATGGCAAGTCTTCTGCAGAAGACGAAATTAGCGATTCAGAAGATGTTAGTGTAGTGgacgatgaagaagaagaagaagatgagaaGGAGGTTTCTGTAGAATATTATGATCCCCAACAAGGCGATTTTGTTGTCGGTGTTGTTGTTTCGGGCAATGAGTATAAGCTTGATGTTAATATTGGTGCAGATTTATTAGCAACCATGTTGACTAAAGAAGTGCTCCCTTTGTATGATAAAGAGTTGGAttttttgttgtgtgatatGGAGGAGAATGCTGCAGAGTTCATGATGAATGGGAAGATGGGAATTGTGAAAAACGAAGAGGCGTTAAGTACTGGTCCCGGGGCTGGGCAGCCAGTTGTGGAGCATGGCACAGTTTTGTTTGCTGAAGTTTTGGGTAGAACGCTTAGTGGTCGACCGTTGATTTCTACTCGGCGGTTCTTTCGCCGACTGGCTTGGCATCGAGTGAGGCAG ATTAAACAATTTAATGAACCTATAGAGGTGAAAGTCACAGAGTGGAATACGGGTGGTCTCCTTACAAGAATCGAG GGATTACGAGCTTTTCTTCCTAAAGTTGAACTTGTTAACCGTGTTAATAACTTCACCGAGCTAAAAGAAAAT GTTGGACGTCGAATGTATGTTCAAATTACCCGAATAAGTGAGGATACGAATGACTTGATTCTTAGTCAAAAGGATGCTTGG AATGCGATACACCTTAAGGAGGGAACTCTTTTGGAAGGAACAGTAAGGAAAATCTTTCCTTATGGTGCTCAGATAAGGATCGGCGAAACTAACCGTAG TGGATTGTTGCATATCTCGAATATCACTCGAGGAGAACTTGTTTCAGTCAGTGATGTGCTAGCCCTCGATGAAAAGGTCAAAGTTTTGGTTGTGAAGTCAATGTTCCCTGACAAAATCTCTCTCAG TACCGCAGAGCTTGAGAGTGAACCCGGTTTGTTCTTAAGAAACAAGGAG AAAGTGTATTTGGAAGCTGCAGAAATGGCGAAGAAGTATAAGCAGAAGTTGCCAGCCATTTCAACCACTCGAAAGTTAGAGCACCTTCCATCAGATGCCCTGCTATTTACTGATGAAGAAAGTATGTATGCAAATTGGAAATGGTTCAAGTTTTAA